In Oceanivirga salmonicida, the DNA window TAGAAAGAATACCAGCTGATATTAGAGCTGCTGGTGGAGTATCTCGTATGAGTGATCCTGCTATGATAAAAAGTATACAAGAAGTAGTAAGTATACCTGTAATGGCGAAAGCTAGAATAGGACATTTTGTTGAAGCACAAATATTAGAAGCAATAGAAATAGACTATATTGATGAAAGTGAAGTTTTATCGCCAGCTGATGATAAATTACATATAAATAAAAGAGAATTTAAGGTTCCTTTTGTTTGTGGAGCAAAAGATTTAGGAGAAGCATTAAGAAGAATAAATGAAGGTGCTTCTATGATAAGAACTAAGGGAGAACCTGGTACAGGAGATATAATACAAGCAGTAAGACATATAAGAAAAATGAATGGAGATATTAGAAAAGTACAAGCTATGAGAAAAGATGAATTGTACTTTATGGCAAAAGAACTACAAGTTCCTTATGACTTACTTATGTATGTCCATGAAAATGGTAAATTACCTGTTGTAAACTTTGCAGCAGGGGGAGTAGCAACACCTGCTGATGCAGCACTTATGATGCAATTAGGAGCAGAAGGAGTATTTGTTGGATCAGGAATATTTAAATCAGGAAATCCTGAAAAAAGAGCAAAGGCTATTGTAGAAGCAGTTACAAACTATAATAAACCTGAAATGCTTGCAAAAATATCTGAAAATTTAGGAGAAGCCATGGTTGGTATTAACGAAAGTGAAATACAAATTTTAATGGCTGAGAGAGGGAAATAAAAAAAATGAAAGACACAAAAGAATTAGTAGAATATGTAATACACAAAAGTCAGATAAAAGCAGAAAAAAAACTACTAAATACAGCGATACTTAGTTTTATGGCAGGAGCTTTTATTGCATTAGGGGCAGTTGCTAATATAGTAGTTTCTGCCGATTTATATGCAATTAACACAGGATTAGCTAAATTTGCTGGAGCAGCAGTATTTCCTGTTGGATTAATTAGTATAATTTTATTAGGATATGAATTATTTACTAGTAATACTATGGTAATTTCAGCGGCAGTAGATAAAAAAATAACTTATATGGCATATTTTAAAAATATATTATTTGTATTATTTTTCAATTTTATAGGTTGTTTATTTATTGCATATATAACATTTAGAACACACACATTAAGCGAAACAGGAAAACAACTTTTATTTTCTATGGCTGAACATAAAGTTCATGCAAGTGCTTATGAAATATTTTTAAAAGGAATACTTTGTAATGTATTAGTATGTGGTTCTGCCTTAATAGCCTATGCTTCTAAGGAAGGAATAGCCAAAATATTTGGTATATGGTTTCCTATAATGCTATTTATAGTATTAGGTTATGACCATATAGTTGCAAATATGCTATACTTACCTACCGCATATATGTTAAAATCAGGAGTAACAATATCACAAATAGCGTATAATTTCTTATTTTCAGGAATAGGAAATTTTGTTGGTGGAGTATTTTTTATGATACTACCACTATATATCACAGTAAAATATAATGGAGAATTAAATGCAAAAAATTAAAAATATCGCAATAATAGCACATGTTGATCATGGTAAAACTACCTTGGTTGATGCTTTATTAAAACAATCAGGAACTTTTTCAAAGCATGAACAAGTAAATGAAAGAGTAATGGATAGTAATGATCTTGAAAAAGAAAGAGGAATTACTATATTTTCAAAAAATGCCTCAATAAATTATGAGGATTATAAAATAAATATTATAGATACACCAGGACATGCTGATTTTGGTGGAGAAGTACAAAGAATATTAAAAATGGTTGATAGTGTATTACTATTAGTAGATGCTTTTGAAGGAGTAATGCCACAGACTAAATATGTTTTAAAACAAGCATTAGAACATGGTTTGTCACCGATAGTAGTTATTAATAAGATAGATAGACCTAATTGTATACCAGAAGAAATAGTTAACTTAGTTTTTGACTTATTTTCTGAATTAGGTGCAAATGATATGCAGCAAGATTTTCCAATAATTTATGCTAGTGCAAAATCAGGGTATGCAAAATTAAATTTAGAAGATGATAGTGATAATATGAAACCATTATTTGACTCTATATTAAAAAATGTACCAAATCCTAGTGGAGATATAGAAAAGCCATTACAAATGCAAATAATGAATACTGAATATGACGAATATGTAGGTAAACTTGGAACAAGTAGAATATACAACGGAAGTGTATCAAGAAATCAAGAAGTTATTGTAGTTAAAAGAGATGGTAGTGAAGTAAAGGCTAAAATAGGTAGAATATATACTTATGATGGTTTAAAAAGAATAGAAACAGAAGTAGCTTATGCAGGAGATATAGTAATTATAGCAGGTATAGACCATATAGATATAGGTGAAACTATAACTGATAAAGATATAGTTAAACCATTACCTTTAATAGAAATAGATGAACCAACTTTATCTATGACTTTTATGGTAAATTCATCTCCTTTTGCAGGTAGAGATGGTAAGTATATTACTTCAAGAAACTTACTTGAAAGATTAACAAAAGAAGTTAATCATAATGTAAGTATGAAATTAGAAATGACTGATTCGCCAGATTCATTTATAGTTAAAGGTAGAGGAGAATTACAACTTTCTATCTTACTTGAAAATATGAGAAGAGAAGGTTACGAAGTTGCGGTTTCAAGACCAGAAGTAATTTTTAAAACTATAAACGGTGTTAAATCAGAACCGATAGAATTTGTAAGTATAGACGTTGCTGATGAATATGTTGGTGTAGTTATAGAAAAATTAGGAATTAGAAAAGGTGAATTAATATCTATGGAAAAAGGTAGTGATGGCTACACTAGACTAGAATTTAAAGCACCTTCAAGAGGATTATTAGGATTTACCAATGAGTTTTTAACTGAAACTAGGGGAACAGGTATACTTAATCATACTTTCTTAGAATATGACAAATATAAGGGAGATATAGTTACAGGTAAAAAAGGAGCATTAATAGCTATGGAATCTGGAACATGTTTTGCTTATTCATTAAATAACTTACAGCCTCGTGGAATACTATTTGTAGAACCAGGAGATGAAGTATATGCAGGAATGATAGTTGGAGAACATTCAAAAGAAAATGATTTAGTAGTAAATACTTGTAAGGGTAAAAAACTAACTAATATGCGTGCTTCTGGGTCTGATGATAATGTAAAATTAGCACCTGCTAAGAAGTTCACATTAGAATTAGCGCTAGAATATATTTCTGATGATGAGTTAGTTGAAATAACACCAAAATACCTAAGATTAAGAAAGAAAATTTTATCAGAAACAGAAAGAAAGAGATATAGAAATCAATTTTCAAGAGAAGATAAATAATATATTTAGGAATTAATGTTTAAAGAAAAACAAGTAAAAAATGATTATAATATATGCTTATAATTAAAAATATATGATAAAATAAAATTTTTAAATCTATAAGGGTGTTTATTTCATAAAAAAATTAGGAGTAAAATATGAAAAAAATATTAATGGCATTAGTTTTAATGAGTGGAATATTCGCTTTTAGCATAAGTATTTATGATGGAGGGGCAACAAAATATACTAATGTAGATATAGAGGAATTATTAGATATATTAGAAAATCATTCAGATAAGATAGATAAAAAAAGAAAAGGAAATGACTTATATATATTAACTAAGGATGAAAAAGAAGAGTTAGATAATATATTGCTAGAAACAAATGAAAAAATAATAAAATTAGTCGAAGAAGATTTGGAAGAACATGAAATAGATGAGATAAAAAAAGAATTAAATTTATTTAG includes these proteins:
- the typA gene encoding translational GTPase TypA, producing the protein MQKIKNIAIIAHVDHGKTTLVDALLKQSGTFSKHEQVNERVMDSNDLEKERGITIFSKNASINYEDYKINIIDTPGHADFGGEVQRILKMVDSVLLLVDAFEGVMPQTKYVLKQALEHGLSPIVVINKIDRPNCIPEEIVNLVFDLFSELGANDMQQDFPIIYASAKSGYAKLNLEDDSDNMKPLFDSILKNVPNPSGDIEKPLQMQIMNTEYDEYVGKLGTSRIYNGSVSRNQEVIVVKRDGSEVKAKIGRIYTYDGLKRIETEVAYAGDIVIIAGIDHIDIGETITDKDIVKPLPLIEIDEPTLSMTFMVNSSPFAGRDGKYITSRNLLERLTKEVNHNVSMKLEMTDSPDSFIVKGRGELQLSILLENMRREGYEVAVSRPEVIFKTINGVKSEPIEFVSIDVADEYVGVVIEKLGIRKGELISMEKGSDGYTRLEFKAPSRGLLGFTNEFLTETRGTGILNHTFLEYDKYKGDIVTGKKGALIAMESGTCFAYSLNNLQPRGILFVEPGDEVYAGMIVGEHSKENDLVVNTCKGKKLTNMRASGSDDNVKLAPAKKFTLELALEYISDDELVEITPKYLRLRKKILSETERKRYRNQFSREDK
- the pdxS gene encoding pyridoxal 5'-phosphate synthase lyase subunit PdxS, whose translation is MNERYELNKNLAQMLKGGVIMDVSTPEQARIAEKAGACAVMALERIPADIRAAGGVSRMSDPAMIKSIQEVVSIPVMAKARIGHFVEAQILEAIEIDYIDESEVLSPADDKLHINKREFKVPFVCGAKDLGEALRRINEGASMIRTKGEPGTGDIIQAVRHIRKMNGDIRKVQAMRKDELYFMAKELQVPYDLLMYVHENGKLPVVNFAAGGVATPADAALMMQLGAEGVFVGSGIFKSGNPEKRAKAIVEAVTNYNKPEMLAKISENLGEAMVGINESEIQILMAERGK
- a CDS encoding formate/nitrite transporter family protein is translated as MKDTKELVEYVIHKSQIKAEKKLLNTAILSFMAGAFIALGAVANIVVSADLYAINTGLAKFAGAAVFPVGLISIILLGYELFTSNTMVISAAVDKKITYMAYFKNILFVLFFNFIGCLFIAYITFRTHTLSETGKQLLFSMAEHKVHASAYEIFLKGILCNVLVCGSALIAYASKEGIAKIFGIWFPIMLFIVLGYDHIVANMLYLPTAYMLKSGVTISQIAYNFLFSGIGNFVGGVFFMILPLYITVKYNGELNAKN